Proteins encoded in a region of the Phocoena phocoena chromosome X, mPhoPho1.1, whole genome shotgun sequence genome:
- the BGN gene encoding biglycan gives MWPLWPLAALLALSQALPFEQKGFWDFTLDDGLPMLNDEEASGADTTSGIPDLDSLPPTYSAMCPFGCHCHLRVVQCSDLGLKAVPKEISPDTTLLDLQNNDIAEIRKDDFKGLQHLYALVLVNNKISKIHEKAFSPLRKLQKLYISKNHLVEIPPNLPSSLVELRIHDNRIRKVPKGVFSGLRNMNCIEMGGNPLENSGFEPGAFDGLKLNYLRISEAKLTGIPKDFPETLNELHLDHNKIQAIELEDLLRYSKLYRLGLGHNQIRMIENGSLSFLPTLRELHLDNNKLSRVPAGLPDLKLLQVVYLHTNNITEVGVNDFCPVGFGVKRAYYNGISLFGNPVPYWEVQPATFRCVTDRLAIQFGNYKK, from the exons ATGTGGCCCCTGTGGCCTCTCGCGGCCCTGCTGGCCCTGAGCCAGGCTCTGCCCTTTGAGCAAAAAGGCTTCTGGGACTTCACCCTGGACGACGGGCTGCCCATGTTGAACGACGAGGAGGCTTCAGGCGCCGACACGACCTCGGGCATCCCAGAcctggactccctccctcccacctacaGCGCCATGTGCCCTTTCGGCTGCCACTGCCACCTGCGGGTTGTTCAGTGCTCCGACCTGG GTCTGAAGGCTGTGCCCAAAGAGATCTCGCCCGACACCACTCTGCTGGACCTGCAGAACAACGACATCGCCGAGATCCGAAAGGATGACTTCAAAGGCCTCCAGCATCTCTAT GCCCTGGTCCTGGTGAACAACAAGATCTCCAAGATCCATGAGAAGGCCTTCAGCCCCCTGCGGAAACTGCAGAAGCTCTACATCTCCAAGAACCACCTGGTGGAGATCCCTCCCAACCTGCCCAGCTCCCTGGTGGAGCTCCGCATCCATGACAACCGCATCCGCAAGGTGCCCAAGGGCGTGTTCAGTGGGCTGCGCAACATGAACTGCATCG AGATGGGTGGGAACCCCCTGGAGAACAGTGGCTTTGAACCTGGAGCTTTCGATGGCCTGAAGCTCAACTACCTGCGCATCTCTGAGGCTAAGCTCACCGGCATCCCCAAAG ACTTCCCCGAGACCCTGAATGAACTCCATCTGGACCACAACAAAATCCAGGCAATCGAGCTAGAGGATCTGCTCCGCTACTCAAAGCTGTACAG GCTGGGCCTGGGCCACAACCAGATCCGCATGATTGAGAACGGGAGCCTGAGTTTTCTGCCCACCCTGCGGGAACTGCACTTGGACAATAACAAGCTGTCCAGGGTGCCTGCTGGCCTTCCGGACCTCAAGCTCCTCCAG GTGGTCTATCTGCATACCAACAACATCACCGAGGTGGGCGTCAATGACTTCTGCCCGGTGGGCTTCGGGGTCAAGCGAGCCTACTACAACGGCATCAGCCTCTTCGGCAACCCCGTGCCCTACTGGGAGGTGCAGCCGGCCACCTTCCGCTGCGTCACCGACCGCCTGGCCATCCAGTTTGGCAACTACAAAAAGTAG